Proteins from a genomic interval of Enterococcus faecium:
- a CDS encoding 2-hydroxycarboxylate transporter family protein yields the protein MAQKTTTATAVEEKKKEGFWSTKITGVSLPLYLIMVLVLIIAMALGKLPTNMIGPIAVLVIFGNLFHFIGTKIPIVKSYLGGGSVFAIFASAAIATFGILPEYVVKSTENFVSNMGFLDFYIAALITGSILGMNRNLLMKASVRFIPVALISMVVSFFAVGLVGMLIGNGFANSVLYISLPAMAGGVGAGAVPLSTIYANVLGTDASSIISRLIPATAMTNVLAIIGAALVARAGQSMPKFNGNGKLMEKGDLGDGKPRTVKPSIPQLGVGLMVSLTFFILGQIGNYFVPKVHAYAFMIIIVVICKIANLLPEYYEDAAIMFNNLIVKNLTAAVLAGIGIALLNLNVLASALTWQFVVLCLTSVIAISVVSGFVGRLFGLYPIESTITAGLCNNSMGGTGNVAVLSAANRMELIAFAQMGNRLGGAIVLIISGFLMQLLS from the coding sequence ATGGCACAAAAAACAACAACTGCAACTGCAGTTGAGGAAAAGAAAAAAGAAGGTTTTTGGTCCACAAAAATCACCGGCGTAAGTTTGCCACTTTATTTGATCATGGTCCTTGTCCTGATCATTGCAATGGCTTTAGGGAAATTACCGACGAATATGATTGGACCAATCGCAGTTTTGGTTATTTTCGGTAATTTATTTCATTTTATCGGGACAAAAATCCCTATCGTCAAAAGTTATTTGGGTGGTGGTTCCGTTTTTGCGATCTTCGCTTCTGCTGCGATTGCTACATTTGGGATCTTACCTGAATATGTAGTGAAATCCACAGAAAACTTTGTCAGCAATATGGGCTTTTTGGACTTTTATATTGCTGCCTTGATTACTGGTAGCATCCTTGGTATGAACCGTAATCTATTGATGAAAGCTTCTGTTCGTTTTATTCCCGTTGCACTTATTTCAATGGTCGTCTCCTTTTTTGCCGTAGGACTCGTGGGCATGCTTATCGGAAATGGTTTTGCAAATTCCGTTTTATACATCTCATTACCTGCGATGGCTGGTGGTGTTGGAGCCGGAGCCGTTCCTTTATCAACGATTTATGCAAATGTTTTAGGTACGGATGCTTCTTCTATCATTTCCCGCCTGATTCCTGCTACAGCAATGACAAATGTCTTAGCTATCATCGGTGCAGCATTAGTTGCTCGTGCTGGACAATCAATGCCAAAATTCAACGGCAATGGTAAATTAATGGAAAAAGGCGATCTTGGCGATGGAAAACCTCGAACTGTGAAACCTTCCATTCCACAGTTAGGTGTTGGTTTGATGGTATCATTGACTTTCTTCATCTTAGGACAAATTGGTAACTATTTTGTTCCTAAAGTCCATGCATACGCATTTATGATTATTATCGTTGTCATCTGTAAAATCGCCAACCTATTACCAGAATATTATGAAGATGCAGCTATCATGTTCAATAACTTGATTGTCAAAAACTTGACAGCAGCTGTTCTTGCCGGTATCGGTATTGCGTTGCTGAATCTGAATGTATTAGCTTCTGCTTTGACATGGCAATTTGTTGTCTTATGTCTGACAAGTGTTATCGCGATTTCAGTTGTTTCAGGATTTGTCGGTCGTTTGTTTGGTTTATATCCAATTGAATCAACTATTACTGCTGGCTTATGCAACAACTCGATGGGCGGAACAGGAAATGTAGCCGTCTTATCTGCAGCTAATCGGATGGAACTTATTGCTTTTGCTCAAATGGGCAATCGACTTGGTGGTGCCATCGTTTTGATCATCTCTGGTTTCTTGATGCAATTACTTTCTTAG
- a CDS encoding GNAT family N-acetyltransferase: MLREMRLEDAEALREINADQLGYDIPLTVTVRQMKKLLKEPEKNFFLVYEDPTSKKAAGYVQAESYESIFSDPMFNIMALAVSKYAEKRGIGKALMTGVEEEAKKRGITAIRLNSAEYRVEAHQFYEHIGYHSDKMQKRFLKIL; the protein is encoded by the coding sequence ATGTTACGGGAAATGCGTTTAGAAGATGCAGAAGCACTACGTGAAATCAATGCGGATCAATTAGGGTATGATATACCATTAACCGTTACGGTGAGACAAATGAAGAAACTGCTGAAGGAGCCAGAGAAAAATTTTTTCTTGGTTTATGAAGATCCTACTTCTAAAAAAGCAGCTGGCTATGTACAAGCGGAGTCCTATGAATCGATTTTTAGCGATCCAATGTTCAATATTATGGCACTTGCTGTGTCTAAATATGCTGAAAAAAGAGGCATCGGAAAGGCTTTGATGACTGGCGTAGAAGAAGAAGCGAAAAAACGAGGAATAACGGCAATAAGGCTTAATTCTGCAGAATACAGAGTAGAAGCACACCAATTTTATGAACACATCGGTTATCATTCCGATAAAATGCAAAAAAGATTTTTGAAAATCCTGTAA
- a CDS encoding malolactic enzyme codes for MLTGLNLLNNPFLNKGTAFTKEERAKYGITGMLPSTVQTLEQQSVQAYGQYLSKQTDLEKRIFLMNLFNTNRTLFYKLMGEHLVEFMPVVYDPVVADSIEQYNEIFLKPQDAAFLSINEPENIKASLKNAADGRDIRLIVVTDAEGILGMGDWGVNGVDIAIGKLMVYTAAAGINPAQVLPVSIDAGTNNEELLNNPLYLGNRHARVEGETYYEFIDQFVQSATELFPELLLHWEDFGRGNAAAILEKYEDQITTFNDDIQGTGIVVLAGVLGGLNISGEQLKDQIILTFGAGTAGVGIANILLDEMIRQGVPEEEARQHFYQVDKQGLLFEDTEGLTPGQIPFARKRSEFINADELTNLEAVVKAIHPTIMIGTSTQPGAFTEEIVKEMAAHTPRPIIMPLSNPTKLAEAKAKDLIEWTDGKALVGTGIPAADVEYNGVTYQIGQANNALMYPGLGLGLIASTATRVNAEIISQASRALGGIVDVTKPGAAILPPVAKITEFSQTIAETVAKSVVAQNLNREEITDIKEAVESAKWVPEYKSLED; via the coding sequence ATGCTTACAGGGTTAAACTTATTAAATAATCCTTTTCTAAATAAAGGAACAGCTTTTACAAAAGAAGAACGGGCAAAATATGGAATCACTGGTATGCTTCCAAGTACTGTCCAGACACTGGAACAACAATCTGTTCAAGCTTATGGTCAATACTTAAGCAAACAAACAGATTTGGAAAAACGTATCTTCTTAATGAATCTATTCAATACGAATCGGACATTGTTTTATAAATTGATGGGCGAACATTTAGTTGAATTCATGCCTGTCGTTTATGATCCTGTCGTCGCGGATTCAATCGAACAATACAACGAAATTTTCTTGAAACCGCAAGATGCTGCATTTCTTTCAATCAACGAACCAGAAAACATCAAAGCAAGTTTGAAGAACGCGGCAGATGGACGAGACATTCGTTTGATTGTTGTGACTGATGCAGAAGGAATCTTAGGTATGGGCGACTGGGGTGTGAACGGTGTTGACATCGCTATCGGCAAATTGATGGTCTATACTGCTGCTGCTGGTATTAATCCAGCACAAGTTTTGCCTGTATCGATCGACGCTGGTACTAATAATGAAGAATTATTGAATAATCCCTTATACTTAGGCAATCGTCATGCTCGTGTAGAAGGCGAAACTTACTATGAATTCATCGATCAATTCGTTCAATCAGCTACCGAATTATTCCCAGAATTGTTATTGCATTGGGAAGATTTTGGACGAGGAAATGCTGCAGCGATCTTAGAAAAATACGAAGATCAAATCACTACTTTCAACGACGATATCCAAGGTACAGGAATTGTTGTCCTAGCAGGTGTATTAGGCGGATTGAATATATCCGGTGAACAATTGAAAGACCAAATAATTTTGACATTTGGTGCTGGTACTGCTGGTGTGGGTATCGCAAACATCCTTTTAGATGAAATGATCCGTCAAGGTGTACCTGAAGAAGAAGCACGCCAACATTTCTATCAAGTAGATAAACAAGGTTTATTGTTTGAAGATACAGAAGGATTGACTCCTGGTCAAATCCCATTCGCTCGCAAACGCTCAGAATTCATTAATGCTGATGAATTGACAAACTTAGAAGCAGTTGTAAAAGCGATTCATCCGACAATCATGATTGGTACTTCTACCCAACCTGGAGCATTCACTGAAGAAATCGTGAAAGAAATGGCTGCTCATACACCACGTCCGATCATCATGCCTTTGTCTAATCCAACAAAATTGGCAGAAGCAAAAGCAAAAGATTTAATAGAATGGACGGACGGAAAAGCATTAGTTGGAACAGGTATCCCTGCTGCTGATGTTGAATATAATGGTGTAACTTACCAAATCGGTCAAGCAAATAATGCTTTGATGTACCCAGGTTTAGGACTTGGTTTGATTGCTTCAACAGCTACACGAGTAAATGCTGAAATCATTTCTCAAGCTAGTCGAGCATTAGGCGGAATCGTTGATGTAACAAAACCAGGAGCAGCTATCTTGCCTCCAGTAGCAAAAATCACTGAATTTTCTCAAACGATTGCTGAAACTGTCGCAAAATCAGTTGTCGCACAAAACTTGAATCGTGAAGAAATCACGGATATCAAAGAAGCAGTTGAATCTGCTAAATGGGTTCCTGAATATAAATCTTTAGAAGATTAA